Part of the Lolium rigidum isolate FL_2022 chromosome 6, APGP_CSIRO_Lrig_0.1, whole genome shotgun sequence genome, CGTGGGCGGAGGCGGCCCGGAGGCAGCGGCGGCAGTTGTCGTTTGGTCGTGGTCATCCGGATCGTGGGCGGCATCAGTTTGaggaagcagcggcggcggttgtcGTGGGTCGTGGTCGTCGAGATCGTCGGCAGCAGCggccaggaggcggcggcggcggttgtcgTTGATCATGGTCGTTGAGattgtgggcggcggcggccaggaggcggcggcggcagctagaTCGGGAAGAGAattcgctctgataccatattagtGTTTCTGGCGGAAAGCGATAACCCAAACTGGGCTCGTATCGTGTTAATATAGATTGCCCTCATCGTGGCTTACAAGGAGACCGTATTCCATACGGTTACGGTATACAATGTTTAACACGTTGGCGTATTTTCACCCCCTAcatcccactgtaggtttagcgaggtagcttggagtttgatcttttgtattgctcttgtaaggtgttgtgaataatctaataaaaaggcCGTGTGTATTCCTTAGATGCAGAAGTTAAGACGATATTTCCCCTATTTCAAAAAAAAGGAGAGGGTCTTTTCTATCGGTGAGAACATGGAGTTGTCCATGCTTGATGTGGAGTAGACCGAATGGGCGTTTTCGGTGAAGGCTCTTTTTTTTTTACAACCCATGTGAAAGCTTGCTGTATTATTGCTGTTGTTTGTTTTGCACGTGGATAGAGCATTTTGtctatttttttcttctcttttatgTGTTTATTATTCATGATAATTGAAGAGGTGAGAATTCTTCGAAGAAACAATGGGTTGAGAATTTGCATCTAAATGCACACATGTTACACCTTTCCTGCACTTCCATTTTCCTTTTTCTGATTGTACATAAGTTGACGTTGTTGTTGCAGTTGTCGTCATCGTCTAATAACAAATACAAGAGAGGGATAAGCTGACTAAGCGGTACAGGTGGATAACTTCTTTATTTAGTACAATGCCTTTGCTCTGCCGGGATACCCCACACACGGCCGACAAGAGGGAAACGGTGCGCGACGCGACGTGAGAGTACCCGGTTGTTGTTGTCGTCTACGTCGCGTCGCGCCCGGCAGAGGTCGCCGACACCCTACGTGGTGTTTTCCTATAAATTCCATAGAGAAGCGCCATAGACAGCAGCCAACTGAGGTAATGCACATCCACTAACACGATCTCTAACAGCTAGCCTCGCTTGATCGATATGCCAGCCATGGCGGCGGCCAAGACGTTCGTGTTGTACCCGTCGTTGGGCGTCGGCCACCTGATCCCCATGGTGGAGCTGGCCAAGCACCTGCTCCGCCAAGGCCACaacgtcgtcgtggtcgtcgtcgACACGCTAGACCGCGAGGCCGTCTCCGCCGACGCGGTGGCCCGCCTCGCCACGGCCAACCCTTCCGTCGCATTCCGGCTCATCCCCGCCCCGCCCAGCCTGGACCCAGGCGCGCACCTGATCAAGCGGAGCCTCGACACGCTCCGTCTCGCCAACCCCGCGCTCCACGGTTTCCTGCGATCGCTGGCCGCCGTCGACGCGCTCCTGCTCGACATGTACTGCGTCGACGCGCTAGACGTCGCCGACGAGCTCTCCATCCCGGCAtacttcttcttcccctccgCAGCCGGCGACCTCGCCGTCTACCTCAGCCTTCCCAACTACTACTGCCGCCACCCTGGCGTGCCGTCGTTCAGGGACATGGGCGAGACGCTGGTGCACTGCCCCGGCGTGCCACCGATCCGCGCGATGGACATGCCGCAGACGGTGCAGGACAAGGAGAGCGACCAGACCAAAGCCAGGATGTACCAGTTCAGCCGCATCCCCGAAGGGAGGGGCGTGCTTGTGAACAGCTTCGACTGGCTGGAGCCCAAGTCCCTGAAAGCGCTCCAAGACGGTGTCTgcctgccaggccggccgacgcCCAGGGTATACTGCATTGGGCCATTGGTGAACGACGGCAGCAGCAAAAGCGCGAAGCGGCACGCATGCCTCGCCTGGCTGGACGCTCAGCCGGAGAAGAGCGTCGTCTTCCTCTCCTTCGGCAGCAAGGGCGCGTTCCCGGAGACGCAGCTCAAGGACATCGCCCGTGGACTGGAGTGTTCCGGCCAACAGTTCCTATGGATAGTGAGAAGCCCGCCGGAGGAGCCGAGCAAGTTCCGCGAGCCGGACTTGGAGCGGCTGCTTCCTGCGGGGTTCTTGGAGAGGACGGCAGGCAGGGGCATGGTGGTGAAGAACTGGGCGCCACAGGCGGAGGTGGTGCGGCACATGGCGGTGGGCGCCTTTGTGACGCACTGTGGGTGGAACTCGACGCTCGAGGCCATCATGTCCGGGCTGCCCATGATATGCTGGCCGCTCTACGCCGAGCAGGCGctgaacaaggtgttcatggtGGAGGAGATGAAGATCGCGGTGGCGTTGGAGGGGTACGAGCAAGGAATGGTGATGGCGGGGGAGGTTGAGGACAAGTTGAGGATGGTCATGGAGACCGAGGAAGGGAGTAAGCTCAGGAAGATGCTGGTGGTGGCGAAGAAGATGGCATTGGACGCGATCGGCAAAGGCGGGTCCTCTGAACTAGCCTTCTCCGACTTCTTGGGGGATTTGCAGAACAGCAGCGCAGAGAATGGCGGATGCACTTGATCAAGCTGTTTGCAAACATATTACTGATCATTTCACTGTGCTTCTGTTTCAAGTTGACAAACTACTGCAGACCGCAAAGATTTTGTGCAAATTTACTCCTTCTTGTGTAGAGTTCGAATATTTCTCGAAATAATCTACTATGTACTGTTTTACAGGTACTTTTGGGTTGATCCAATGATCCATGTAAGCTCTTAagagcaagtttttttttttcacaCGTCTACAATCTTTCACAAAAAGAATATTTCTGATATTTCTGGAaataatgtactccctccgatccgaaaaaagTGTCCGGAGACTAGTACAAATTATGTTTACAATAAAGCCCTCTGAAATTCACAAAAAGAAGTACGACCCCATTCCTCTTCTATCCATTGACTGGCCGTCATCGCGGGATCTGGGGACGGGATGGTTGGACGCCTGGCGACGAAGGTTCGATCTGGTCGCTTCGATCGAGGGGCGCTCGATCCGGTCGCTGGGGCGCTCGATTTGGTGGCGGTGGAGCTCGATCCGGTCGCTGGGGCGCTCGATTTGGTGCCGGTGGAGATCGATTTGATCACTGGGGCGCTCGATCTTGGAGGTCGTACGGGTCGCCGGTCGCCGGACGTCGCTAGGCCCGCTCGCCGGACCACCCTGGTGTGATGGGCTCCGTGGTG contains:
- the LOC124664349 gene encoding anthocyanidin 5,3-O-glucosyltransferase-like, with the translated sequence MAAAKTFVLYPSLGVGHLIPMVELAKHLLRQGHNVVVVVVDTLDREAVSADAVARLATANPSVAFRLIPAPPSLDPGAHLIKRSLDTLRLANPALHGFLRSLAAVDALLLDMYCVDALDVADELSIPAYFFFPSAAGDLAVYLSLPNYYCRHPGVPSFRDMGETLVHCPGVPPIRAMDMPQTVQDKESDQTKARMYQFSRIPEGRGVLVNSFDWLEPKSLKALQDGVCLPGRPTPRVYCIGPLVNDGSSKSAKRHACLAWLDAQPEKSVVFLSFGSKGAFPETQLKDIARGLECSGQQFLWIVRSPPEEPSKFREPDLERLLPAGFLERTAGRGMVVKNWAPQAEVVRHMAVGAFVTHCGWNSTLEAIMSGLPMICWPLYAEQALNKVFMVEEMKIAVALEGYEQGMVMAGEVEDKLRMVMETEEGSKLRKMLVVAKKMALDAIGKGGSSELAFSDFLGDLQNSSAENGGCT